The genomic DNA CAAGACCGTGGCTTTGGCCAACAAGGAATCCATGGTCGTGGCCGGCGCGTTCCTGCGCCGCGCGGCGTCCCGGGCCGGGGCGACGATCCTGCCGGTCGACTCCGAGCACAGCGGCATCTTCCAGTGTCTGTCCGGGCAGGATCCTCGGCTGGTCAGGCGGGTCATTCTGACGGCTTCCGGCGGCCCCTTCCTGCACACGCCCCTGGCCCGGATCGAGAGCCGGACGGTCCGGCAGGCCTTGCGGCATCCCCGCTGGCGGATGGGCCGCAAAGTGACGATCGACTCGGCGACCCTGATGAACAAGGGGCTGGAGCTCATCGAGGCCCGTTGGCTTTTCGACATTGAGCCGGCCAGGCTCGACGTCCTCATCCATCCCCAAAGTGTCGTCCATGCCTTGGTCGAGATGCGCGACGGCTCGGTTCTGGCCCAGCTCGGGCCGACCGACATGCGCATTCCCATCCAATATGCCATGACCTACCCCGACCGCCTGCCTTCCGCACCCGCGCCGCTCGACCTGGCCGCGATCGGCCGTCTGGAATTCCGGTCGGTGGAGGAAGATCGTTTTCCCCTCTTCCGCGTCGCCCGGGCCGCCCTGGCCTCGGGCGGGACCGCACCCGCCGCCCTGAACGCGGCCAATGAAGCGGCCGTAGAGGCGTTCCTGGCCGGCCGGATCGGGTTCTCCGGCATCGCCGCAGTCGTGAGCGAGGTTATGGACCATCATCGCCGGACCGACCCGGCCGACCTGGCCGCCGTCTTCGCCGCGGACCGAGAGGCCCGGACCTCGGCCGCGCACCTCATCGCCAAAAGGATTCGCCATGGTTAATCTTCTAGGGACCATTCTGGCCTTCGTCATCGTCTTCGGCGTGCTCGTCTTCGTTCACGAATTCGGCCATTTCT from Candidatus Aminicenantes bacterium includes the following:
- a CDS encoding 1-deoxy-D-xylulose-5-phosphate reductoisomerase; protein product: MRAIAVLGSTGSIGLSTLDVVRRRPKSFRIAALAAGTNLALLAAQIEEFRPGFVSLARPEDAGRLRALLGRRRVEIGVGPEGAEEAASRPEAGLVVSAITGIAGLRPTLAAIRAGKTVALANKESMVVAGAFLRRAASRAGATILPVDSEHSGIFQCLSGQDPRLVRRVILTASGGPFLHTPLARIESRTVRQALRHPRWRMGRKVTIDSATLMNKGLELIEARWLFDIEPARLDVLIHPQSVVHALVEMRDGSVLAQLGPTDMRIPIQYAMTYPDRLPSAPAPLDLAAIGRLEFRSVEEDRFPLFRVARAALASGGTAPAALNAANEAAVEAFLAGRIGFSGIAAVVSEVMDHHRRTDPADLAAVFAADREARTSAAHLIAKRIRHG